A region from the Nocardioides exalbidus genome encodes:
- a CDS encoding PHP domain-containing protein codes for MRIDLHTHSAASDGTDSPADLVRKAAAAGLDVVALTDHDATSGWAEAQQAADEAGVTLVPGLEISTTFRHRGVHLLGYLPDPAYPPLLAALDRILAGRTERTPAMVAALRDHGIDITEEDVRREAGGSVAAGRPHVADALVRLGIVRDRTQAFDELLNPGKPGYRNRYAAELEAMIPLLVAAGGVPVIAHPWGRGGGTVLDASALGGLKELGLAGIEVDHQDHRPELREQLRAIGRDLDLVVTGSSDYHGLGKVDHDLGVNTTVPEQYERLLSLAR; via the coding sequence GTGCGGATCGACCTCCACACGCACTCGGCCGCGAGCGACGGCACCGACTCCCCGGCCGACCTCGTCCGCAAGGCCGCGGCCGCGGGCCTCGACGTCGTCGCGCTGACCGACCACGACGCCACCTCCGGCTGGGCCGAGGCCCAGCAGGCGGCCGACGAGGCCGGCGTCACCCTGGTGCCGGGCCTCGAGATCAGCACGACATTCCGCCACCGCGGCGTGCACCTGCTCGGCTACCTGCCGGATCCGGCGTACCCGCCCCTCCTCGCCGCCCTCGACCGCATCCTCGCCGGCCGCACCGAGCGCACGCCGGCGATGGTGGCCGCGCTGCGCGACCACGGGATCGACATCACGGAGGAGGACGTACGCCGCGAGGCCGGAGGCTCCGTCGCGGCCGGTCGTCCGCACGTGGCGGACGCGCTCGTCCGGCTCGGCATCGTGCGCGACCGGACGCAGGCCTTCGACGAGCTGCTCAACCCCGGCAAGCCGGGCTACCGCAACCGCTACGCCGCGGAGCTCGAGGCCATGATCCCGCTGCTCGTCGCCGCCGGCGGGGTGCCGGTGATCGCGCACCCGTGGGGGCGTGGCGGCGGCACCGTGCTCGACGCGTCCGCCCTCGGCGGCCTCAAGGAGCTCGGCCTCGCCGGCATCGAGGTCGACCACCAGGACCACCGGCCCGAGCTGCGCGAGCAGCTCCGCGCGATCGGGCGCGACCTCGACCTGGTGGTGACGGGGTCGAGCGACTACCACGGCCTCGGCAAGGTCGACCACGACCTCGGGGTCAACACGACCGTCCCCGAGCAGTACGAGCGGCTGCTCTCACTGGCGCGATGA
- a CDS encoding Gfo/Idh/MocA family protein produces MTTHAITGRELGVAVIGYAFMGKAHSHAWRNVAALHPGAPGVRQQVLVGRDADAVTVAAAQFGWAESATDWHAVLERDDIDVVDVCVPGHLHAEVAIAALEAGKHVIAEKPLANTMAEAEKMVATAQAARERGVHSMVGFNYRRVPALALARQHVAAGRIGDVRQVRIAYLQDWLADEAAPMVWRLRRELAGSGALGDLASHAVDQVRFLLGQEVTGVNALTETFVTQRAGTSGPEDVTVDDAAWSTMRTSGGAVVSLEVTRMATSRKNALGIEVYGSTGAIRFDLEQLNQLDVCLDGADAFSRVMVTEPGDPYIDGWWPPGHVLGWDATFTHQASDFLAALAAEEEPTPSFEDGLAVQRVLAAIEASAAQDGTHVRVEQI; encoded by the coding sequence GTGACCACACACGCCATCACAGGCCGCGAGCTGGGCGTCGCCGTCATCGGCTACGCCTTCATGGGCAAGGCGCACTCCCACGCCTGGCGCAACGTCGCCGCCCTGCACCCCGGCGCACCCGGCGTACGCCAGCAGGTGCTGGTCGGACGCGACGCGGACGCCGTCACCGTCGCGGCCGCGCAGTTCGGCTGGGCCGAGTCGGCCACCGACTGGCACGCCGTGCTCGAGCGTGACGACATCGACGTCGTCGACGTCTGCGTCCCCGGCCACCTCCACGCGGAGGTCGCGATCGCCGCCCTCGAGGCCGGCAAGCACGTGATCGCCGAGAAGCCGCTCGCCAACACGATGGCGGAGGCCGAGAAGATGGTCGCCACCGCGCAGGCCGCCCGCGAGCGTGGTGTGCACTCGATGGTCGGGTTCAACTACCGCCGGGTGCCCGCGCTCGCGCTGGCCCGCCAGCACGTCGCGGCCGGTCGCATCGGCGACGTGCGCCAGGTGCGCATCGCCTACCTCCAGGACTGGCTCGCCGACGAGGCCGCGCCGATGGTGTGGCGGCTGCGCCGCGAGCTCGCCGGGTCGGGCGCGCTGGGCGACCTCGCCTCGCACGCGGTCGACCAGGTCCGGTTCCTGCTCGGCCAGGAGGTCACCGGCGTCAACGCCCTGACCGAGACGTTCGTGACCCAGCGCGCCGGGACGTCCGGTCCGGAGGACGTGACCGTCGACGACGCGGCCTGGAGCACGATGCGTACGTCCGGGGGTGCCGTGGTCAGCCTCGAGGTCACCCGGATGGCGACCTCGCGCAAGAACGCGCTGGGCATCGAGGTCTACGGCAGCACGGGCGCGATCCGCTTCGACCTCGAGCAGCTCAACCAGCTCGACGTCTGCCTCGACGGGGCCGACGCCTTCAGCCGGGTGATGGTCACCGAGCCTGGCGACCCCTACATCGACGGCTGGTGGCCCCCGGGACACGTGCTCGGCTGGGACGCTACGTTCACCCACCAGGCGTCCGACTTCCTCGCAGCCCTGGCAGCGGAGGAGGAGCCGACGCCGTCGTTCGAGGACGGGCTGGCCGTGCAGCGGGTGCTCGCCGCGATCGAGGCCAGCGCCGCGCAGGACGGCACGCACGTACGAGTGGAGCAGATCTGA
- a CDS encoding sugar phosphate isomerase/epimerase family protein, which yields MRELGVNTWVWTSPLTDASAPDLLRRIAGMGFDAVELPLETAGDLTVAALADVLAETGLRPYVVGAMAPGRDLVDAACVGDTQDYLRACIDLAAGIGARSVCGPFYAATGRVWRMDAGEREAAYDAVRTHLAPVVDHAVAHGVRLGVEPLNRYETSLVNTVDQALTALAPLLGEGLGLALDSYHLNIEERSSADAVRSAGEHLVHVQVCGSDRGAPGGDQTDWPALVAALDDVGYGGPLVIESFTADNASIATAASIWRPLAPTQDDLARDGLAFLRSLPARRTP from the coding sequence ATGCGCGAGCTCGGCGTCAACACGTGGGTCTGGACCTCGCCCCTCACCGACGCGAGCGCCCCCGACCTGCTGCGACGGATCGCCGGCATGGGATTCGACGCCGTCGAGCTGCCGCTCGAGACCGCCGGGGACCTGACGGTGGCGGCGCTCGCCGACGTGCTCGCCGAGACGGGCCTGAGGCCCTACGTCGTCGGGGCGATGGCACCCGGTCGCGACCTCGTCGACGCCGCCTGCGTCGGGGACACCCAGGACTACCTCCGCGCGTGCATCGACCTGGCCGCCGGCATCGGCGCCCGCTCGGTCTGCGGCCCGTTCTACGCCGCCACCGGCCGGGTCTGGCGGATGGACGCGGGGGAGCGGGAGGCGGCGTACGACGCCGTCCGCACGCACCTCGCACCCGTGGTCGACCACGCCGTCGCGCACGGCGTGCGACTCGGGGTCGAGCCGCTCAACCGCTACGAGACCTCGCTCGTCAACACCGTCGACCAGGCGCTCACCGCGCTGGCCCCGCTGCTCGGCGAGGGCCTCGGGCTTGCCCTGGACTCCTACCACCTCAACATCGAGGAGCGCTCCAGCGCCGACGCGGTCCGCTCCGCCGGGGAGCACCTCGTCCACGTGCAGGTCTGCGGCAGCGACCGCGGCGCACCGGGTGGCGACCAGACCGACTGGCCGGCCCTCGTGGCGGCCCTCGACGACGTGGGCTACGGCGGCCCGCTCGTGATCGAGAGCTTCACCGCCGACAACGCCTCCATCGCCACCGCCGCCTCCATCTGGCGGCCGCTGGCGCCCACACAGGACGACCTGGCCCGCGACGGCCTGGCCTTCCTCCGTTCGCTCCCAGCAAGGAGAACGCCGTGA
- a CDS encoding sugar phosphate isomerase/epimerase family protein, whose amino-acid sequence MTRPFTLFTGQWTDLPLDEVARLAAAWGYDGLEVAVSGEHLDAWRWDDDDYVAERLGILEEHGLQLHAISNHLTGQAICDDPIDFRHQAIVRERVWGDGDPEGVRQRAAEEMKLTARLAQKLGVKTVVGFTGSSIWQYVAMFPPVPAERIEAGYQDFADRWNPILDVFDECGVRFAHEVHPSEIAYDYWTTRRALDAIGNRPAFGINWDPSHMLWQGIDPVAFITDFADRIYHVDCKDTRMRMGGGRNGILSSHLPWDDPRRGWTFVSTGHGDIPWEDCFRTLTAIGYDGPISVEWEDAGMDRLRGAPEALAHLRALDFDPPAVSFDANFSKQSDG is encoded by the coding sequence ATGACCCGTCCCTTCACGCTCTTCACGGGCCAGTGGACCGACCTCCCGCTCGACGAGGTCGCCCGCCTCGCCGCCGCGTGGGGCTACGACGGCCTCGAGGTCGCGGTCTCCGGCGAGCACCTCGACGCGTGGCGCTGGGACGACGACGACTACGTCGCCGAGCGGCTCGGCATCCTCGAGGAGCACGGCCTCCAGCTGCACGCGATCTCCAACCACCTCACCGGCCAGGCGATCTGCGACGACCCGATCGACTTCCGCCACCAGGCGATCGTGCGCGAGCGCGTGTGGGGCGACGGTGACCCCGAGGGCGTGCGCCAGCGCGCGGCCGAGGAGATGAAGCTGACCGCGCGGCTCGCGCAGAAGCTGGGCGTGAAAACCGTCGTCGGCTTCACCGGGTCCTCGATCTGGCAGTACGTCGCGATGTTCCCGCCGGTGCCCGCGGAGCGGATCGAGGCCGGCTACCAGGACTTCGCAGACCGCTGGAACCCGATCCTCGACGTCTTCGACGAGTGCGGCGTGCGGTTCGCCCACGAGGTGCACCCGTCCGAGATCGCCTACGACTACTGGACCACGCGCCGCGCCCTCGACGCGATCGGCAACCGCCCGGCGTTCGGCATCAACTGGGACCCCAGCCACATGCTCTGGCAGGGCATCGACCCGGTCGCGTTCATCACCGACTTCGCCGACCGGATCTACCACGTCGATTGCAAGGACACCCGGATGCGGATGGGCGGCGGCCGCAACGGCATCCTCTCCTCGCACCTGCCGTGGGACGACCCGCGCCGCGGGTGGACGTTCGTGTCGACCGGGCACGGCGACATCCCGTGGGAGGACTGCTTCCGCACCCTCACCGCGATCGGCTACGACGGCCCGATCTCGGTCGAGTGGGAGGACGCCGGGATGGACCGGCTCCGCGGGGCGCCCGAGGCGCTGGCGCACCTGCGCGCGCTCGACTTCGACCCGCCTGCGGTGTCGTTCGACGCGAACTTCAGCAAGCAGTCCGACGGCTGA
- a CDS encoding substrate-binding domain-containing protein produces the protein MRRLTHRAPMAIASAMLLGVFATSCSTEDPTSGTGTDDTSESAGTEEDPAAEESPTEEVEWFDQAVYDEQFDQRSATFEGDPEEPYLQYIDGEMTDTSEFKSTGAKKACFANASISNPWRQTGWITMNQQLEQLKSDGVISDMETRDAEDDDNTQIADIDYFISEGDCDAFIISPNSTAAMTDAVERACETGKPVVVFDRGVQTDCATTFIHPIGGFAWGIDTAEFLIDNLEEGDKVVALRILPGVDVLEQRWAAAEKLFDENGIEAVDYFTGADPTEIKKIITDELAKGDVQGVWMDAGDGAVAAIEAFEDAGADYPVMTGEDEMSFLRKWEDTGMTGLAPVYSNFQWRTPLLALQKIFAGEEVPKEWVLPQVPITEDERADYLEANDGMPDGHYAKFGGENLPGYPEVWQERQIP, from the coding sequence ATGCGCCGATTGACCCACCGCGCGCCGATGGCCATCGCCTCGGCCATGTTGCTGGGGGTGTTCGCCACCTCCTGCAGCACCGAGGACCCGACGTCCGGGACCGGGACCGACGACACCTCGGAGTCGGCCGGGACCGAGGAGGACCCGGCCGCCGAGGAGAGCCCCACCGAGGAGGTGGAGTGGTTCGACCAGGCCGTCTACGACGAGCAGTTCGACCAGCGCTCGGCCACCTTCGAGGGCGACCCCGAGGAGCCGTACCTGCAGTACATCGACGGCGAGATGACCGACACCTCGGAGTTCAAGTCCACCGGTGCCAAGAAGGCCTGCTTCGCCAACGCCTCGATCTCCAACCCGTGGCGCCAGACCGGCTGGATCACCATGAACCAGCAGCTCGAGCAGCTCAAGAGCGACGGCGTCATCTCCGACATGGAGACCCGCGACGCCGAGGACGACGACAACACCCAGATCGCCGACATCGACTACTTCATCTCCGAGGGCGACTGCGACGCGTTCATCATCTCGCCGAACTCCACCGCCGCCATGACCGACGCGGTCGAGCGGGCCTGCGAGACCGGCAAGCCCGTCGTGGTCTTCGACCGCGGCGTGCAGACCGACTGCGCCACCACCTTCATCCACCCGATCGGTGGCTTCGCGTGGGGCATCGACACCGCCGAGTTCCTCATCGACAACCTCGAGGAGGGCGACAAGGTCGTCGCGCTGCGGATCCTGCCCGGCGTCGACGTGCTCGAGCAGCGCTGGGCCGCGGCCGAGAAGCTCTTCGACGAGAACGGCATCGAGGCGGTCGACTACTTCACCGGCGCCGACCCGACCGAGATCAAGAAGATCATCACCGACGAGCTCGCCAAGGGCGACGTCCAGGGCGTCTGGATGGACGCCGGTGACGGTGCCGTCGCCGCCATTGAGGCGTTCGAGGACGCCGGCGCCGACTACCCGGTGATGACCGGCGAGGACGAGATGAGCTTCCTGCGCAAGTGGGAGGACACCGGGATGACCGGCCTCGCGCCCGTCTACTCGAACTTCCAGTGGCGCACCCCGCTCCTCGCGCTCCAGAAGATCTTCGCCGGCGAGGAGGTCCCGAAGGAGTGGGTCCTGCCGCAGGTGCCGATCACCGAGGACGAGCGTGCCGACTACCTCGAGGCCAACGACGGCATGCCCGACGGCCACTACGCCAAGTTCGGCGGGGAGAACCTGCCGGGCTACCCCGAGGTCTGGCAGGAGCGCCAGATCCCCTGA
- a CDS encoding MaoC family dehydratase has protein sequence MKTNAGNFFEDFTVGQVIEHATPRTITEGDRALYGAIYPTRFAVPSSAEFAASVGLAPHPVEELVGFHVAFGKTVPDVSLNAVANLGYAECRFHLPVVPGDTLSTRSEVIGLKENSHGRTGVVWVRSTATNQRGEVAVDWARWVMVHKRSESSPAPETVVPTLADAVAAADLVVPAGLDFSSYDTAASGSPHTFDDYEVGERIDHVDGVTLTDAEHMMATRLWQNTAKVHFSTEARPDGRRLVYGGHVISLARALSFNGLANAQLVAAINAGAHVAPAFAGDTVYAWSEVLDRAQVDAPGVGALRLRLVATAGRDESMTLRGDDQKYAPGVLLDLDYWAFVPR, from the coding sequence ATGAAGACCAACGCCGGCAACTTCTTCGAGGACTTCACCGTCGGGCAGGTGATCGAGCACGCGACGCCGCGGACGATCACCGAGGGCGACCGGGCGCTCTACGGCGCGATCTACCCGACGCGCTTCGCAGTCCCGTCGTCCGCGGAGTTCGCCGCATCCGTCGGTCTGGCGCCGCACCCGGTCGAGGAGCTGGTCGGCTTCCACGTGGCCTTCGGCAAGACCGTCCCCGACGTCTCGCTCAACGCGGTGGCCAACCTCGGCTACGCCGAGTGCCGCTTCCACCTGCCCGTCGTCCCGGGCGACACGCTGAGCACGCGCTCCGAGGTCATCGGGCTCAAGGAGAACTCCCACGGCCGGACCGGCGTGGTGTGGGTCCGCTCGACCGCGACCAACCAGCGCGGCGAGGTCGCCGTCGACTGGGCGCGCTGGGTGATGGTCCACAAGCGCTCGGAGTCCTCGCCCGCGCCCGAGACGGTCGTCCCGACGCTGGCCGACGCGGTCGCCGCCGCCGACCTCGTGGTGCCCGCCGGCCTCGACTTCTCGTCGTACGACACCGCTGCCTCCGGCTCGCCGCACACCTTCGACGACTACGAGGTGGGGGAGCGGATCGACCACGTCGACGGCGTGACGCTCACCGACGCCGAGCACATGATGGCCACCCGGCTGTGGCAGAACACCGCGAAGGTGCACTTCTCCACCGAGGCCCGGCCCGACGGCCGCCGCCTCGTCTACGGCGGCCACGTCATCTCGCTCGCCCGGGCGCTGTCGTTCAACGGACTGGCCAACGCCCAGCTGGTCGCCGCCATCAACGCCGGTGCCCACGTGGCCCCGGCCTTCGCCGGCGACACGGTCTACGCGTGGTCGGAGGTGCTCGACCGCGCGCAGGTCGACGCCCCCGGTGTCGGGGCGCTCCGGCTCCGGCTCGTCGCGACCGCGGGCCGCGACGAGTCGATGACGCTCCGCGGCGACGACCAGAAGTACGCCCCCGGCGTGCTGCTCGACCTCGACTACTGGGCGTTCGTCCCGCGCTGA
- a CDS encoding MFS transporter, whose product MATDLRPARLAIAAAFLTQGLVFISLTTRLPRIQDRWDLDELALSGVLLMMVLLAGVGSLVAEKLAPRLDSAVVLRAGLVLIAVSVAVLLLAPAIGVFVGGLAAYGVGLGIVDATGNMQAVALEHRMGRVVLPSCHGAWTLGGIVGALLTLGTSDVPWSALALLALLPLASAAAPYLARDSGVAATSTDTDVPWRAIVMIGLALVVFYTVDTAAATWGPVYLDDVFTAPEELVALATLPYLLASGLVRLAGDRLTEQVGAVRLLRVGAGIAFVSLAIVVAAPSWPVAVLGFTLLGCGVAVVAPLSFSAAAALAGRDADPATRQARVDAVVARFNQFNYAGALLGAVMTGAVGSSSLRIGFAVPLVLVVALFWLARAFAPADDPSV is encoded by the coding sequence ATGGCGACAGACCTCCGACCGGCCCGCCTCGCGATCGCGGCCGCGTTCCTGACCCAGGGCCTCGTCTTCATCAGCCTCACCACCCGCCTGCCGCGCATCCAGGACCGGTGGGACCTCGACGAGCTCGCGCTGTCGGGCGTGCTGCTGATGATGGTGCTGCTCGCCGGTGTCGGGTCCCTGGTCGCGGAGAAGCTCGCGCCCCGCCTCGACAGCGCGGTCGTGCTCCGCGCGGGACTGGTGCTCATCGCGGTGTCGGTCGCCGTGCTGCTGCTCGCACCGGCGATCGGGGTCTTCGTGGGGGGCCTGGCGGCGTACGGCGTCGGGCTCGGCATCGTCGACGCGACCGGCAACATGCAGGCGGTCGCCCTCGAGCACCGGATGGGCCGCGTGGTCCTGCCGTCGTGCCACGGGGCCTGGACGCTCGGCGGCATCGTCGGGGCGCTGCTCACGCTGGGCACCAGCGACGTGCCGTGGTCGGCCCTCGCGCTGCTGGCCCTCCTGCCGCTGGCATCGGCAGCGGCGCCGTACCTCGCCCGCGACTCCGGGGTGGCGGCCACCTCGACCGACACCGACGTCCCGTGGCGGGCGATCGTGATGATCGGTCTGGCGCTCGTCGTCTTCTACACCGTCGACACGGCCGCGGCGACGTGGGGACCGGTCTACCTCGACGACGTCTTCACCGCCCCCGAGGAGCTGGTCGCGCTGGCGACGCTCCCCTACCTCCTCGCCAGCGGGCTGGTCCGGCTCGCCGGCGACCGGCTCACCGAGCAGGTCGGCGCGGTGCGGCTGCTGCGGGTCGGCGCCGGGATCGCCTTCGTGTCGCTCGCGATCGTCGTGGCGGCGCCGTCGTGGCCGGTGGCGGTGCTCGGCTTCACCCTGCTCGGCTGCGGCGTCGCGGTCGTCGCGCCGCTGAGCTTCTCCGCCGCGGCCGCGCTGGCAGGCCGGGACGCCGACCCGGCCACGCGCCAGGCGCGGGTGGACGCGGTCGTGGCACGCTTCAACCAGTTCAACTACGCCGGCGCCCTGCTCGGCGCGGTGATGACCGGCGCCGTCGGGTCGAGCTCGCTGCGGATCGGTTTCGCCGTCCCGCTGGTGCTGGTCGTGGCCCTCTTCTGGCTGGCGAGGGCCTTCGCGCCGGCGGACGACCCCTCGGTGTGA
- a CDS encoding histidine phosphatase family protein, protein MSSQTGSVAGTELWIVRHGETEWSRDGRHTSTTDLPLTSDGEEAAILLGPRLYDVDFDLVLTSPRQRARRTAELAGFADAQVDDDLAEWAYGDYEGITTDQIRETDPGWSVWSHPTPGGETAAEVAARLDRVIGRALEHDRTLVFAHGHSLRVLTARWLEQPAEEGRFFRLDTSTVSVLGFERETPVLLKWNS, encoded by the coding sequence ATGTCGTCCCAGACCGGATCCGTGGCCGGTACCGAGCTCTGGATCGTCCGGCACGGGGAGACCGAGTGGAGCCGCGACGGCCGCCACACCTCGACGACCGACCTGCCGCTGACCTCCGACGGCGAGGAGGCGGCGATCCTGCTCGGCCCGCGCCTCTACGACGTCGACTTCGACCTCGTGCTGACCAGCCCGCGCCAGCGCGCCCGCCGGACGGCCGAGCTGGCCGGCTTCGCCGACGCGCAGGTCGACGATGACCTCGCCGAGTGGGCCTACGGCGACTACGAGGGCATCACGACCGACCAGATCCGCGAGACCGACCCGGGCTGGTCCGTCTGGAGCCACCCGACTCCCGGGGGCGAGACGGCAGCCGAGGTCGCCGCCCGCCTCGACCGCGTCATCGGGCGCGCGCTCGAGCACGACCGCACGCTCGTCTTCGCCCACGGCCACTCCCTGCGCGTGCTCACCGCGCGGTGGCTCGAGCAGCCCGCGGAGGAGGGCCGGTTCTTCCGGCTCGACACCTCGACGGTCTCGGTGCTCGGCTTCGAGCGCGAGACCCCGGTGCTGCTGAAGTGGAACAGCTGA
- a CDS encoding DUF1707 SHOCT-like domain-containing protein, which yields MRGFRAKDSDRERYVDLIEAAYADGQLGDADRELRVGRALSAETLDELETLTRDLQRPGVPPPSPGTVPGQAPHAYVRSRSGRRPRPALIGLVVAGVALVVVGLVTTLVVVMSATVTSVSVDSGRATATAAPIEGTGAPAFAFTAASVRRFVRGYEDKFGTLEAYEVSFFPDRIQAQVPVRGSRPRMERWAWNGEWRQDTQAAAVAGPYQRVDLGAVDVRRLVANVATARKTLGVEKARFTHAVLIRWGDGPTEIDIYVGNDFGETAYLSSTPAGQVTRRIPSSA from the coding sequence ATGAGGGGGTTCCGGGCGAAGGACTCGGACCGTGAGCGCTACGTCGACCTGATCGAGGCGGCGTACGCCGACGGCCAGCTCGGCGACGCCGACCGCGAGCTCCGCGTCGGTCGGGCGCTCTCGGCCGAGACGCTCGACGAGCTCGAGACGCTCACCCGCGACCTGCAGCGGCCGGGTGTCCCGCCGCCGTCTCCGGGGACGGTCCCGGGCCAGGCCCCGCACGCCTACGTCCGCTCGCGCTCCGGGCGTCGTCCGCGACCGGCGCTGATCGGCCTGGTGGTCGCCGGGGTGGCGCTGGTGGTGGTCGGCCTGGTCACCACGCTGGTCGTGGTGATGTCGGCGACCGTGACCTCGGTGTCCGTGGACTCCGGGAGGGCGACCGCCACTGCCGCACCGATCGAGGGGACCGGCGCGCCCGCGTTCGCCTTCACCGCTGCGTCCGTGCGTCGTTTCGTGAGGGGCTACGAGGACAAGTTCGGCACCCTGGAGGCCTACGAGGTCTCGTTCTTCCCCGACCGGATCCAGGCGCAGGTCCCGGTGCGCGGCTCCAGGCCGCGGATGGAGCGCTGGGCGTGGAACGGCGAGTGGCGCCAGGACACGCAGGCCGCGGCGGTGGCCGGTCCCTACCAGCGTGTCGACCTCGGTGCGGTCGACGTACGCCGCCTCGTCGCCAACGTCGCCACCGCACGCAAGACCCTCGGCGTGGAGAAGGCCCGCTTCACCCACGCGGTCCTGATCCGCTGGGGCGACGGGCCGACCGAGATCGACATCTACGTCGGCAACGACTTCGGCGAGACCGCCTACCTCAGCAGCACGCCCGCAGGACAGGTGACGCGGCGGATCCCCTCCTCGGCGTGA
- a CDS encoding DUF5302 domain-containing protein, protein MADQDPNADIKAKMREALDRKKGHHHPDDSAGSHEKAHGSEINDKNVAKPMHRRKAGGGGA, encoded by the coding sequence ATGGCTGATCAGGACCCCAACGCCGACATCAAGGCGAAGATGCGGGAGGCCCTCGATCGCAAGAAGGGCCACCACCATCCCGACGACAGCGCCGGCTCGCACGAGAAGGCCCACGGCTCGGAGATCAACGACAAGAACGTCGCCAAGCCGATGCACCGCCGCAAGGCCGGTGGCGGCGGCGCCTGA
- a CDS encoding class I SAM-dependent methyltransferase translates to MAWDREFFYDTYPRVEEAFAARLDESLAPRDPSVLLQVVRELDLRPDSRAVDVGCGEGAHAFRLATHFGLRVLGIDPVQRHLDLAREARRELAADIASRVSFERGSATHVPAHDSTLDLVWCRDVMVHVDHPADAFAEFARVLRPGGYVVSYQVVGTDLLGAEEALDLFDVMGVVPTSADPVVVDEAIAASGLHVVDTIDLADEWGEAAQEDDGSAGRALLHLARLLRDPERYRGEFGDAAYDVMVGDCRWQVYKMAGKLAGRVDVLQKP, encoded by the coding sequence ATGGCCTGGGACCGCGAGTTCTTCTACGACACCTACCCGCGCGTCGAGGAGGCGTTCGCCGCGCGGCTCGACGAGAGCCTCGCCCCGCGCGACCCGTCGGTCCTGCTCCAGGTCGTGCGCGAGCTCGACCTGCGCCCCGACAGCCGGGCCGTCGACGTCGGGTGCGGCGAGGGCGCACACGCCTTCCGGCTCGCCACGCACTTCGGCCTCCGCGTCCTCGGCATCGACCCCGTCCAGCGCCACCTCGACCTCGCCCGCGAGGCGCGGCGCGAGCTGGCCGCCGACATCGCCTCACGCGTGTCCTTCGAGCGGGGCTCGGCGACGCACGTGCCCGCCCACGACTCCACCCTCGACCTGGTCTGGTGCCGCGACGTGATGGTGCACGTCGACCACCCGGCGGACGCGTTCGCGGAGTTCGCCCGCGTGCTGCGCCCGGGTGGGTACGTCGTCTCCTACCAGGTCGTCGGCACCGACCTGCTGGGTGCCGAGGAGGCGCTCGACCTGTTCGACGTGATGGGCGTGGTGCCCACCTCGGCCGACCCCGTCGTCGTCGACGAGGCCATCGCCGCCTCCGGCCTGCACGTCGTCGACACGATCGACCTCGCCGACGAGTGGGGAGAGGCGGCACAGGAGGACGACGGGAGCGCGGGGCGCGCGCTCCTCCACCTCGCCCGGCTGCTGCGCGACCCGGAGCGCTACCGCGGCGAGTTCGGCGACGCGGCGTACGACGTCATGGTCGGCGACTGCCGCTGGCAGGTCTACAAGATGGCGGGCAAGCTCGCCGGGCGCGTGGACGTGCTGCAGAAGCCCTGA